The region AATTTTATCCCTCAGCAGTGTTTCAAATACAGATATCTGACCTTCAAGTGATGCATCTATCATCTTTGATGCTATATGTATCTTAACACCTGCGATAAGATCCTTCCTTTCCTCAGTTTTTATTGTTACATCAATACCAAACATATCCTTTATACTCTTTTTGATACTCTCAATCTCTTCCTCTGATAGAGGGTAAGCTGTTTCTACAGTTACCGTATTTCTCTCTTTTAGCTCAGCTGCTATATCATCAATCTCTTCCCTGTTTACACTTTTTATCCCTTCAATAGCTATACTCAGTAGTTTTTTGTGTAGATTTCTGTCTGATATACCGGAGAGAAGTTTTGATACAAACTTTAATGCGTATCTTACAGTTTCTTCTTTAAGCTCGTTTATAGCCTCTTTCTTCTCTATCTCAAGTGATTCTAGGAATTTCTGTCTCTGGGCATCAAGCTCCTTTTTCATCTCACTGTAAAGTCTCTCCTTCTCCTGCTGAACCTCCTTTGCTATCTGTGCTATCTTTGTTTTCTTTAGCTCTTCCATCTCCTTCACAACCTGATTGTACTCATCCTTTATCTTTTTAAGCTTTGATTCAGCCTCTTCAGCTTCCCTTATCTTCTGGTCTATATAGCTTTTCCTTTTCTTTAAAACAGAGATAACAGGGTTGTAAAGGAGTTTTTTTAGTATCCATAAAAGAACAAAGAAGTTAATAATCTCAAAAAGATATGTTAGTAGATCAAGCTTCATCTTTTATTCCTATTTTGTAAAAAGATGTATAAATGGGTTTGCAAACAGTATTATCAGTGCTATAACAAGAGAGTATATAGCAACAGACTCAACAACAGCAGCACCAATGAAGAAAAGTCTTATTATGTTGTTTGCCTGTTCAGGCTGTCTTGCCACAGACTCTATGGCCTTTGTTAAAGCCTCTCCTTCACCTCTTGATGGCATCATTCCACCTATGGCTATTGTTAGACCTGCTGTGAAGATTGAGACTGCGGCAATAATTGTTAATGAATCCAATTTAACTCCCTCCTTTTAAATTTCATACCAGTCTTCTTTTATACCTGATAATTTTCTGTCTATCTCTTCAACTTTAAGTCCCGCAACTATATATGCAAGTGTTAAAACACCAAAAAGATAAGCCTGGATAATATCGCCAACTATATTAAAAAGCATCATAGGGACAGGTATCAGAACACCTGTAAGAAGTACAAGTATCGCTATGATAAGATCCCATCCAAGCATATTTCCAAAAAGCCTGAAGGTGAGAGAGAGAATCCTTCCAAACTCACCTATAACATTTAGTGGAAAGAGTATAAAAACGGGCTCAAAGAACTTTTTGAAGTAACCTATACCGTGGAATTTTACACCGTAATAGTATATAGAGAAGAATGTTATTGTTGAAAGTCCTGCAACAGCGGAAAGGTTACCTGTTGGTGTGTGAAAAGGGGGAACCATACCTATAAGGTTTGAAAATGCAACAAATATCCACATTGTTGCTATCAGACTGAAAAATGGGAATACAGGTGTCTGTGAAAAATCCTTTATCTGTTTTGCCATTGCTATAATAACAGTTTCTATAAGAACCTGTTTTGTTGATGGATGCTTTACCTTAAGATCCCTCGTCAGTATAAATGATAGAACTACAACAACAGCCATAGCAACCCATGTTGTAATAACAACATCTGTTATAACAAGATGTATCTTTATGTTACCTATGCTGATATATCCAAGATCAAGAAGTTCTTTTGTGAATACTTTTTCTACTCCCATATCATTTAAGATCAGTTAAAAGCCTTGTGAATGTCAACCTTGAAAGATAAAAACCTAGAAGGAAAAAAAGTATCCCTATCTTGAAAAAGTAAGCAACAGCAACCGCCACAACAGAAAAGGGTATAAATCTTCTGAAAAAACCTGTTGATCTTTTTTTCTTGAGGATAGCCTCCTTACTGCTTTTAAAGAGATGATTAAAGAAAAGTATCCCGCAGAGATAACCTAAGAAGAAAAGCAGAGCGTAAACTATAATTTTCATCCCTTTTTCTCTATCTCACCTGCTTTTTTTAATGCTATCTCAGAGAAAACAGGCCCTAAAAACTCATGTATCGCTGTTGCTCCTATAACAATATTTACGAGAATAAGACCAACATCTCTGAACTCAGGGTTCTGGTATGCCAGGAGAGAAAGACCTATAACAATTCCACCCTGTGGAAACAGTGAAAATGCGAGATACTTTTTAACCTTGTCTGGGGCATTAGATATATGCCCACCTATATAAACACCAGTGTACTTTCCCGCAAATCTTGTTAAAACATAAACAATAACTATAGGAAGGTACTGCAGAAGTATTTTAAGGTTTAAAAATGCAGAACCTACAACAAAAAAGGCGGTAAATATAACATCCTCTATATAGTTCTCCAGTGGAGATCTGAACTTTTCATTTTCAGTATCAACATTTACAAGGGTTATTCCTGTAGTCATCGTAGCTAAAAGCTCATCAACACCTAAACCATGTGCAAGTGAGAATGTTATAAAGAGTATCCCGACTGTTACAGTAACTACCTCCTTCCTCTCCTCAGCAAACTGACCTAAGAAGTGCATAAGGTAACCCATAATAATACCGAGTATAACAGCACCTGCGACCTGATAGACAATCTCATAGACGATGTGGGGAATACTTATCCCCTGACCTGCCACAAGCGATGTTGCAATAGCATATCCTAAAACGAAGTTCATAATACCTGTTGCATCATCTAATGCGGCGACACCTAATACTGTTGTGGTCAGAACACCTTTAGCCCTGTACTCATGTATCACTGCAAGTGTTGCTGTTGGATCGGTAGGTGATGCAAGGGCACCAAAAAGGAGTGATAAAGCTATAAGCATTTTTATATCTATACTCTGGGTGAGAAAAAAGTAAAGGAACATAGCTAATGTAACAAATAGAAATGCAAGTTCAGCCTCACCTAAGGTTATAAATGCTATGCTCTTTCCAAGAGATCTCACCTTATCCCAGGAAAGTGAGGATCCGATAAGAAAAGTTATTATAGATAGTGATGCATGGGTGATTATATTTGATTTATTGAGAAATTCCTGATCTATAATATTCAGAAGGGAAGGACTCATAATTATACCGGCTAAGATATAGCCACTTACCCTTGGAAGATTAAAAAAGTTTGCTAAATTCCCAAAAAGGTAACCTACAATAAGTATCAGACCGATCTCAAGAAGCACGCCACCATGATGTATAAAGTCCATCCCCCTCCCGGATTTTTCAAGCTATTTTCTGTAGAACTGACAGTGCCTTTTCTGCCACATTTTCAGGTGTGAAACCGAACTCTTTCATAAGAACATCTCCTGGGGCAGACTCGCCAAATCTATCAAGACCTATGATAATACTGTTATCCCCGACTATATCCTTCCATCCAAGTGCAACACCTGCTTCAACAACAACCTTAGGTATGTTTTCAGGTATCACCTCTTTTCTGTAGCTCTCATCCTGTTCAAGGAAGAGCTCCCATGACGGCATTGATACAACCCTTGATTTTACACCTTTCTGATCAAGTATCTTTTTTGCATCCAGTACAACATGAACCTCAGATCCTGTTCCTACAAGTATAAGATCTGGATTTTCACAGTCTTCAAGTATGTAAGCACCTTTTTTTACGCCTTCTTTTATCGGATATCTACTTGGATCAAGAACAGGAACGTTCTGTCTTGTTAGAACAAGCATAACAGGTTTTTTCCTCTCTAAAGCTATCTTCCACGCCTCAACGGTCTCATTTGCATCTGCAGGCCTTATAACGGTCATATTTGGCATAATTCTGAATGACATAAGGTGTTCAACTGGCTGGTGTGTAGGGCCATCCTCACCGACCCCTATACTGTCATGTGTGAATATGAATATGGAATGTATATCCATCAGTGCAGCCATTCTTATAGATGCTCTCATATAGTTTGTGAAAACAAAGAAAGTGGCGCCAAACGGTATAATACCACCGTGGAGAGCCATACCGTTAACAGCTGTTCCCATTGCATGTTCTCTTATACCAAAATGTATATTCCTTCCAGTTGGTGTCTCACAGTAAAAATCACCCTTTCCTTTCATAACAACCTTGTTTGATGGTGCGAGATCTGCAGATCCACCTATAAGATTTGGGAGCCTGTCTGCAAGAACATTTAATGTCTCTCCTGAAGCTGATCTTGTTGCTATCTTCTTTGATGTGTCTTTAAATTCCGGGAGATTCCTGTCCCACCCTTCAGGAAGCTCTCCTGATATAAATCTTTTAAACTCCTCTGCAAGATCAGGGTATGCTTTTTCATACTCCTTGAACATCTCAGACCATTCTCTTTCCCACTTCTCACCTCTCTCAATCGCCTTTCTGAAATGTTCTAA is a window of Persephonella marina EX-H1 DNA encoding:
- a CDS encoding F0F1 ATP synthase subunit delta; this translates as MKLDLLTYLFEIINFFVLLWILKKLLYNPVISVLKKRKSYIDQKIREAEEAESKLKKIKDEYNQVVKEMEELKKTKIAQIAKEVQQEKERLYSEMKKELDAQRQKFLESLEIEKKEAINELKEETVRYALKFVSKLLSGISDRNLHKKLLSIAIEGIKSVNREEIDDIAAELKERNTVTVETAYPLSEEEIESIKKSIKDMFGIDVTIKTEERKDLIAGVKIHIASKMIDASLEGQISVFETLLRDKIETS
- the atpE gene encoding ATP synthase F0 subunit C, encoding MDSLTIIAAVSIFTAGLTIAIGGMMPSRGEGEALTKAIESVARQPEQANNIIRLFFIGAAVVESVAIYSLVIALIILFANPFIHLFTK
- a CDS encoding F0F1 ATP synthase subunit A translates to MGVEKVFTKELLDLGYISIGNIKIHLVITDVVITTWVAMAVVVVLSFILTRDLKVKHPSTKQVLIETVIIAMAKQIKDFSQTPVFPFFSLIATMWIFVAFSNLIGMVPPFHTPTGNLSAVAGLSTITFFSIYYYGVKFHGIGYFKKFFEPVFILFPLNVIGEFGRILSLTFRLFGNMLGWDLIIAILVLLTGVLIPVPMMLFNIVGDIIQAYLFGVLTLAYIVAGLKVEEIDRKLSGIKEDWYEI
- a CDS encoding ATP synthase subunit I, coding for MKIIVYALLFFLGYLCGILFFNHLFKSSKEAILKKKRSTGFFRRFIPFSVVAVAVAYFFKIGILFFLLGFYLSRLTFTRLLTDLK
- a CDS encoding cation:proton antiporter produces the protein MDFIHHGGVLLEIGLILIVGYLFGNLANFFNLPRVSGYILAGIIMSPSLLNIIDQEFLNKSNIITHASLSIITFLIGSSLSWDKVRSLGKSIAFITLGEAELAFLFVTLAMFLYFFLTQSIDIKMLIALSLLFGALASPTDPTATLAVIHEYRAKGVLTTTVLGVAALDDATGIMNFVLGYAIATSLVAGQGISIPHIVYEIVYQVAGAVILGIIMGYLMHFLGQFAEERKEVVTVTVGILFITFSLAHGLGVDELLATMTTGITLVNVDTENEKFRSPLENYIEDVIFTAFFVVGSAFLNLKILLQYLPIVIVYVLTRFAGKYTGVYIGGHISNAPDKVKKYLAFSLFPQGGIVIGLSLLAYQNPEFRDVGLILVNIVIGATAIHEFLGPVFSEIALKKAGEIEKKG
- the tkt gene encoding transketolase, with product MENIDQLCVNTIRILSLDQIQKAKSGHPGMPLGAAPMAYVLWDRVLKHNPKNPNWFNRDRFILSAGHGSAMLYSLLHLYGYDLPLDELKRFRQLGSKTPGHPEYGLTPGVEATTGPLGQGFGMGVGMAIAECYLSNYFNRDGFNIVDHYTYAIVSDGDLMEGISSEAAALAGRLKLGKLIYLYDDNHITIEGDTNLAWNEDIELRFKAHGWHVITVSDGNDLDAIYGAIKAAQDEKERPSLIKIRTHIGYGSPKQDDPEVHGAPLSDEEARETKRFFGFPDDKEFYIPQEALEHFRKAIERGEKWEREWSEMFKEYEKAYPDLAEEFKRFISGELPEGWDRNLPEFKDTSKKIATRSASGETLNVLADRLPNLIGGSADLAPSNKVVMKGKGDFYCETPTGRNIHFGIREHAMGTAVNGMALHGGIIPFGATFFVFTNYMRASIRMAALMDIHSIFIFTHDSIGVGEDGPTHQPVEHLMSFRIMPNMTVIRPADANETVEAWKIALERKKPVMLVLTRQNVPVLDPSRYPIKEGVKKGAYILEDCENPDLILVGTGSEVHVVLDAKKILDQKGVKSRVVSMPSWELFLEQDESYRKEVIPENIPKVVVEAGVALGWKDIVGDNSIIIGLDRFGESAPGDVLMKEFGFTPENVAEKALSVLQKIA